The segment CTTGTATCCCCGTGACATTAATAGCTCAAGGTAGGCATTCTAGGTAGACAGTGATTCTGCAACCACACGCTTCTCCGATGGTGTTGCTCCAGCCCGGCCAGGGCATTGATCAGCTGAGTAGCTGAAGGATAACTGGAAGTCCAGCCactgggaaagggggagaggtAAAGACCAAGGAAGGGACTCCTTTTGACCAAGTGATGCCAAAGTGTTCACATCGCTTCGGGAAGACATTACATGATGAATAGTTACGTGGCCATCGCCGGCATGGAGACAGGAAATGCCGTTTTAACTGAACAGCCTGGTACTCTGGGAACAAGGAAACAAGTTTAGTGGGCAGCCGGcagtcccccctgcccccagtcaGCTCACTGTGTCATGATTTGTGGGACTAGCACATAGATCATGCTTGCAGTCACATCCCTGTACCCGGGTAACCATTTCTGTGTACCTGTGAATGAGGGTAGATTTACTAAGGAGGAGCACACTGTCATGCTCTCGGGTAGAGGCAAGGCAGATCTTGAGCAGTCATGTTAAATCTTACGGCTTGGAAATATTTTGTGGTGGTTGTTACTTGAAGTACTTCGTAACTATCTAATTTACTTGAGATCGGTGTGGCTAATTTTAATGTTGAAGACTATTTTTACGTCTTGTGCTGCTGGTGACTTTTGAATTCATGAATAAGTGTATGGGCTAGTTTGGGTGATTATTTTTGCTTGACTTCCCCTTGATGGTGGTGCTAGTGAGCTATGAATCGGTCGCCACTAGCCCGCAGGAAAGGGATGGCCAAATGTGAGGCCCAGGGCCTGTTAAAACCACACTTAATCTGCAGACTGGACCGTTCTCTTTACTAAGAGTTAATGATGTCTGCAAAGAGGTGTAAAATATCCTAGATACATAGTGCGTTAGTTTAGGGCCAtctttaagaaatacaaaattgtttaaatattcatatttttccttgttttgaaaGGATACCTACATTGATGACATCATTTTCTATTGGTTTGCCAAAAAGTGTTCTTTATATCTTTCTAAGGTTCTGaaagtatttttctcctttaggggCCTCATTACCAGAAAAGAGGGCCAGAAGCTGAGAGTTGGTTTTGATTTAATCTCCACTATCCAGGTAGTGGTCTAGTTATGTAATCCCTGTACCTTTTTCATActtgtaaaatgggaaatttaaGAAGAGTTGCTTAACAAGACTGAGAAAAGAGTCTCaagctttaaaatgattttctgtaAGTGCCATCTGGATGGATGGAACATGTCTGTGTCATGCAGAGATGTCGGAAGAGATGTGAAGGCCTGGACTTTCTACTCTTCTGAATAACTGTTTCCTTAGTCTTATTGTTGATGGAATTTGGTTGAAAAAACTAAAACTTGTATTTTCTCTAGCCAGTCATTCGAAGCGTCTTAATTCTTAGTAGACAAGATGGTTCTCAACTGCTGACTAATACCCTCCAAAAGAGAGAGGTCGAAAACTGGGAGGGGTGAGTCGTACTGGGATGGTAAGTGTGAGCTCCTCACCTTGGCTTGCTAGGTGGAGGAGGAGCTGCAGGAGCAAGACTTCTTAGACCGCTGCTTCCAGGAGATGCTGGATGAAGAAGACCAGGACTGGTTCATCCCCTCCCGGGACCTGCCTCAGGCCATGGGACAGTTGCAGCAGCAGTTAAATGGACTGTCCGTCAGCGATGGTCACGAGTCTGAAGATATTTTGGTAAGAGCCGTACATAGTTGCACAGgagacatagtgaaaagaatgTGGGATTTGGAGTGACAGACTTTTTTTCTGGCCCTGCCACCTTGGGCAAGCCTCTGGCCCCTGTCTCTTCACCCATCATCCCATGGGCTTTGATAAGAGGGTGCTTTGGAGACACGTTGCACACAGCATTGTGAAAACATTCTTGTGGCAGCATCTCTGGCTTTCATTTCCCCCAGGGGGCCTTTCAGAGTAGAACTGGGATTAGGGATAAGAATTTGAACGCAAAAGAGGTTTGGTTTCAAATGATCACTTGCTgttgttctttccttttactaTTCCTCAAAtctgtatttatagttttgaATGATGCAGTTTTGGAAGGAACATACTTCTAAGAGGCCATTTTCCACTTAAAGTTAAAAGACTGGATAAACCAATTTCCTGCCTTTCATGTTTACTTACAGTCAGAACTCTGTGAGTGACTTAGTTCTCACAGAACTCATGTTCCAAATGACTGTGCCCTGCGGTTTGCTCAGGTTTTGGACGTTCACAAGAGGGTAGATAACCAAAGAGACTACAGCGAGGTGGAAAATAAAGGGATGGTGGTCACCAAACCGCTTTGGTGGAATACTCGGATTTTCATCGAGTTAAGGTCCTCAGtgaactgaaaaattatttttgcagtCAAACTTGCAAGTCTCTAATGAAAGCATCATGAAGAGAACAGGAGTCCAAAGCAGGAGGAGAAAATGAGGTTGGCCAAGGCTTAGTATGTCAGGAGCCATTGAGAGCAGCCCAGCAATAGCAGCTGGagcttttttccttcttggtgGCTGAGAGGAAGGTACTGGTAATAGTGGAAGCAGGAGAAAACAACTtttaaagtgggatttattatcTCTTGGTTCTTATTTCAGAGCAAAAGTAATCTGAACCCGGATGCCAAGGAATTTATTCCAGGAGTGAAGTACTGAGCTGACAGAAAGCTTTGAGGAGAACTTGTATGTCCCCACACCTGGGGACAGTGCTGCACAAAGAGGCGGAGCTGAAGAAGGGGGTGGGGCGGGCTAGGGGTGCACAGTGGGGAAGGGGGATAGTGGTTTAACTTGACACTGTGACTGGAGTAACTAATGAGCTCAGTCTTACTCTACAAGCCTCTGAGTCTCTGagtatttctcttttgttctacTGACTTTGGTTTGGAGCAGTttcctattattattgttattattattattattattattattagttttttgagtTAAGGAAATTGCAGTCTTTTTTTCACTTCATCAGGAATGTTCTGCTGTGTGTGTTTAAACAAAATAAGCTGACCAAGAAAATCTGGGTGTTTAAGAATGCCCTTCTCACCCTACTGTACACTTACCAAGGGCAGTGAACACTTGGAGAACTATTTATTGAGTCTGTTAAGCTGGATGACAAGAGGGACGAATGGAAGAAGGAGGTGTTGCAAATCAGGGTTCACAGCCCAGCTCCCCTGACCCCCCGGGGCTTTCCTGTGATGAAGCAGATTACCATGGCCTGCCAAGCCCACGTGTCCTTGCCTGGAACCCCATTCAAGAAAACACAGACTTCAGGACTGGTTTATGGTAATTCTTCTGATGGTTAATGAAGGTTGTAAACCAGCAGGGGAGGGCTGTGCCAGTGATTGTCATTTGGGTCACTCAGTCACTGCTGCTCTGTTCTTAAGTCTCTGCTTACAGCTACCATCAaactcatttttcattatttacgAGGTAAGAGAGCTCTAGGGTGGGTTTGTCACTTTGTCCCTCATGGCATCTAGTCCCCTATCTCCTTTCCACTCCAACCCTACTGTTTGTAAGAAGAGAtattgttaccagaggggaaggagaggtaTGCTGTGCTGGCCCTCAGCTTCAGTCTGGAGTAGTCAACCTTGAATCCTGTTAATTGTGTCTTAAGAGTATTTTGGCAATTTTTTGCCAGCCCCATGAAGACTTGGTCCTCCTGGTATCTTCCCTTAGTAAATTATTCCCAATAATTTTTCCcacataaacatatttttcagGATACCAGCGAGAAGCTCAGCTCACAATTTGGATGCTTCTCCCCACCTTACAGATTTATGCaaaagaactcaaaaaaaaaaaaaagcctgggagAGTGAGTCTTGCTTGACCCATGTGACCATGTGACCCAGCGGGATAGTTTCAGCAATTATAAAATTTTGCTGTTCCCACATATCCAGCTTTACGAGTTTTCTAGGTTGGGCTCTTTGGGtatgttccttttgtttttcctgactATAAATcaaaggggtttttttgttgatACTCATAAGGGATTAAACTGGGCACCAGAAGCGCCTTTGTGTGATAAAGATGTAGGTGGCAGAGTCAGGTCTAAAGGAGAACGTGTGTAGTCCCGGCCATCCTCCTAGGATGAGGACTTGCAGAGGCCTGAGGGGGACACAGCAGCTTCTGTATGACTGCTCCTGTGTTGTGTGACAGGCCTATCAGGAAAAGGCCACGTAATGAAATAAAGTCTGTGTAAATTCAGTATGTGGATATGGGACAGAGGTTGGAAGGAAAGGACCAGTGTCTAGAAAGCTTAgtaatttctcccttttcttagGTGCTCCCCTTGTTGACTTTCTGAACAGCAACAGGCTAATGTCAGATTTAAAGTACGAACCCACATCTTTTCCTCATTTGAGTCTATAGGATGGCATCATTTAAAGAATGGCCTTCCCCGTTAGGTCACATGACAGGAGAGTAGCGTAAGGAGCTTGTATTGCCAGGCGTGCACATTAATACCCAAAGGCCCAAAGCCTCTACCTCAAGAGAATGGAACACTTAACTCGTTTCCAGGGACGGCTGTGAATAAAGAACCCTCTTTATTGCACCTTCAGCTTTCAACTGGGGTCGTTGCCTCTAATAGGGAGAGGGCCTTGGAAGTGCAGGAAAAGAGAGGTCTGTGTGCCCCAGGGCGCCGTTTCCTCCTTCAGTCTCCATTACCTTGTCCAAGCTCAGAGTCCTGAAGGCTGCCGGCAATATATTGAGACTGCAGAAAGAGCCATTTTCTAGAGCGTGGGCTTCTCCCTCAGAAAGAAACAATGGATTCTAGTGTGGCTCCCAGTCTGGAAAGTCCTGTAGGGATCCGGATGGAGCCGTTTCTTCATCCTGAAGAAGCTTGCTGTCCTGACCAGGATGGCTGAGATGTTGGGAGCAGTGCAAAGGGCTTGTCTGTCTGCTGTGGGGTTCCGTTTTGGATGTCGGACTTCAGCACCGTTTCACAAGGCAGATTTGGTCGGGAGTAAGAGAGCTTCCTGCCAGATGAGCAGTGGAACCTGAGGGCTGGACTTTCCAGTCCCATTCAGACATGAGAGTCTGAGGACTCCCGGAGCAGGAAGCAGCTAGCAGCACGACCCTGTTCTTAGCGAGTCGGCTTGTGCTGCAGTTTCTCTCCGTAGCCCAGCTCTTTTCTCCGTCGTTTGGGTGTTGGGAGGCGGGAGCACAATTGTCACCCAGATCATAGGCTCAGCTAGAGAGTTTGCCAGCTCCTTATTAGAAAATGCGTGCGGGTCTTGTTGGACCTTCGCTGGGGAAAGGCTGGGGCCCCTGTCTCCGACCTTTCCTCGTAGGAACCGATCTGGGCGCATGCCCACCTGCACCTTGACCGGCGAGGCAGGTATTTATAAGTTGTTATTTTGACGTTGAATTTGAGCCACTAACTCTGTTTAAACTTGTTCCATCGGCAACTGGAAGCTTGAGAATGTGTAGAGCAATGATGGAGTGTGTGTTTGCAGCGAGTGCCAGTTCTGGCTGGGCCCGGTGTGAGCTCATCCGTGACTGGTTTCTGAGTTTTGTGATTGTTGGACTCTAAAACTCCGAGGTGAAAACTATTTTATCTCTTGgctcttcaagaaaaaaaaacaagtcaaggAAATgccttttcagtttctccaggtCTTTGAACGACAGCAGAGAACTTGACAGCTACCGCCCAGGCCTGAGCACCTGCAGCTGTGGGGCTCTGCGCGTTCCGACTGCGGCAGCAGACTCCTGGGGCCGAGTATGGTCAAACCAAAACAGATTGTAAGGCAGGGGCTGGACTTTTGCAGCGCCTTTAGTTTTCAAAGTCAAAACAGCTGGAGTCTCTAAGGTTACAATGCTAactatggcttaaaaaaaatgcttttagtaAACTACTAAGCAGGACTTTTTCGATTGTGTATTGTCCTAGTGTCAGTTTTGTCTTGATTTTGGAGAGGCTAGGGAGTAAGGAGGTCATTACAATACTCTGGCAGTTATACGTCAGAGAGGAAAGTTGTGTGAAGGAGCTAAAGGAAACCGTGGACTGAATCCTCTCGTGTTAGTGCGGCTGCAGACCCCGTGTAGAAACATCAGGTGCCCCAGAATCGACCCTGATGTGATCAGAGAGGACA is part of the Neomonachus schauinslandi chromosome 10, ASM220157v2, whole genome shotgun sequence genome and harbors:
- the PAIP2B gene encoding polyadenylate-binding protein-interacting protein 2B, encoding MNGSSVANTSPNVKSKEDQGLNGHDEKENPFAEYMWMENEEDFNRQVEEELQEQDFLDRCFQEMLDEEDQDWFIPSRDLPQAMGQLQQQLNGLSVSDGHESEDILSKSNLNPDAKEFIPGVKY